Part of the Rothia mucilaginosa genome, CTGGATAACAACAGCTAATTTTCTTCATCTTCTGATACGCACTATTTAAGGATTTCTGATGACGACTTTCCTTTCTCGACGTGCAGCCCTGCTAGCTGCCGGTGCAGGCGCTATTACGATGCTGAGTGCCTGCTCCAGTGATATTCGTCCGCTGACTGACGGCTCCCCGTCTGCTTCTGGTGAGGCTTCCTCTTCCGCAAACCCCAGCGCCTCTGATAGCCCCTCTGCCTCCGCTAGCTCATCCTCTGCGGATGGTTCTTCTGAGAAGTCTTATCTGGGGCCGGTAAAGTTCGATAACTATGAGAAGAAGGGCGAGTACGTCCCCGCGGATGAGACGCACAAAGCGCAGAATGTGCCCAAGCCTCTCCCTCCGGCGAATATGCATGAGAAAACCATTGATGGCGCATACTCTGCCTTTAGTTTTTGGCTTGCCAGCGTCAACTATCTGGTGCTCACCGGTGACGATGAGCCGTTGAAGCAGGCTGACCCCTCCGGCAGGGATGTGAAGTCTTTCCATGATTACGTGACTTTTTATGAGTCCAATGAGGGGTGGTTTTACGGTTCGGAGCAGGCGCTTCAGGCTGAGATGATGACCCCGCAACCTGAGAAGGTATCGGGTAGCGACTCCCTCTACTACTGGCGTATCACGCTGTCCAAGGACTCTAAGGCGATGATGCATGTTGAGGGTAAGGGAAACAGGCCTATGTACCAGAACACTTCCATGGAGCCTGAGCTTTCCGACCTGAAATTGTCGTATCAGGACGGTAAATGGTTCACTTACCCCACTAAGATACGCGGACAGGGCACTGCGAGCCCGAGCACCAAAGCATCCGATGATGCTAACTCTAAGACCGCCTAGAGCATCTTTGCAGAGTTCACCTTATGGGTGAGGATCTACCTCACTTATAGGGTTAATAAGCTCCAGAGCTTCATCCCCTACCCTACTTATCATTTAAGGATTTTTCATGGCAACTTTTCTTTCCCGACGTGCCGCGCTAGCTGCAGCTACCGGTGCTGGCGCGGCTGCGGCGCTGACTGCGTGCGCTAGCGATATTCGCCCGCTGGCTGATAGCTCCGCCTCCGGTGAGGCTTCGGCGAGTGCCAGCGCTTCTGAGTCTGCGAGCGCATCCGCCTCAGCATCTGCGTCGTCTTCCGCTAAGAAGTCGTACAAGGGTACCGTAAAGCTCGACAAGTACGAGAAGAACGGCGAGTACGTTCCTGCCACGGCTGAGAAGAAGGCGCAGAACGTGCCGAAGCCTGTTGTTCCGGAGAAGATGAACGAGGCGACCGTTGAGGGCATGTACCAGTTCCTCTGCTACTGGGTGGCAAGCTTCAACTACATGTTCATGACGGGCGATTTCGAACCGCTCAAGAAGGCTGACCCTGAAGGCCGCTATGCGAACGATCACGCCAATGCTGTTCTTATCTACTCTTCCGGTAAGGGCTGGGTGTATGACACGGATGCGCCGGTTACCATTCAGCTGCTGACTGATGCTCCCAAAAAAGTTGAGGGCGGTCCCAACCGTTACGATTGGCTCGGACGCATTATCTATGATCCCAATGCAAAGGCTCGCGTTGAGGGTCATGACCCTGTTCCTCTGGTTGATGGATCGACCAAGAGCGAGGCAACCAATTTTCCGTTTGACTATAAGGATGGCGTCTGGTTCTTACTCAGTGATGAAGAAGCTGATTCCCCCTCTTCAGAGGCGAGTAGCGCTAGTGCCTAACCCGCGTTCCTAGTTCATTTATAGTGATGAGGGAAGCTCTCGAATGCAGTTGAGGCTGCGTGCGGGAGCTTCCCCTTTTTGTTTGTATGGCCTGCGTACGGTCGTGTTGAACTATTCTCCCAGATGAGCAGGTGCCGGCTTTGAACGTGTCAACAAACCTGCTCGGGTACGCTTAAAAGCACACGAACAAACTATTGAGGGGTTCCCATGCCTACCTTCGTTACCCGACGCACCGCCCTGGGTGTTGTTGCTACTGCCGCGCTCGCCTCCTTGACTGCCTGCGCCAGCGATATCCGCCCGCTGGAGGACCCGAGCGTGGTTGACTCGATGCGTCCCTACAAGGGCGAGTTGAAGTTCAATAGCTACAAGTCCACCGGAACGTACCACCCCGCAAGCAGCACGAAGAAGGCGGAGAACCCGCCTATGCCCACCCCTCCCGAGAACATGAAATCGAAGACGACCTCGGGCATGTACGCAGCTATAGGCTACTGGGTCGCGTCCCTGAATTATCTGACGGTTACTGGCGACGCTACCCCGTTCAAGGACGTGGACCTGGACGGCATCTACGTGCAGAAGATGAAGGCATACGTAGAGTTGTACGCAAAGAATGAGGGGTGGATGTACGGCACCGAGACGCCGCTCGTGGCTGACCTGACCGAAGAGACCCCGCAGAAGGTTGACGATGAGCAGTACCGCTGGAAGGGTGTTGCCCGTAGCCATAAGGATGCTGTTCTCCATTACGTGCCCGAGGACAGGGACATTCGTCTGGCTGAGACGAGCGGTGACTCCAGCGACGATGAGGTCACTTTTGTGTTGAAATACCGAAACGATGCGTGGATGGTCACCGTTGAGACGAAGAGTTCCTCGACGAC contains:
- a CDS encoding DUF6318 family protein, whose amino-acid sequence is MPTFVTRRTALGVVATAALASLTACASDIRPLEDPSVVDSMRPYKGELKFNSYKSTGTYHPASSTKKAENPPMPTPPENMKSKTTSGMYAAIGYWVASLNYLTVTGDATPFKDVDLDGIYVQKMKAYVELYAKNEGWMYGTETPLVADLTEETPQKVDDEQYRWKGVARSHKDAVLHYVPEDRDIRLAETSGDSSDDEVTFVLKYRNDAWMVTVETKSSSTTSPGSSGGSDSGLNV
- a CDS encoding DUF6318 family protein is translated as MTTFLSRRAALLAAGAGAITMLSACSSDIRPLTDGSPSASGEASSSANPSASDSPSASASSSSADGSSEKSYLGPVKFDNYEKKGEYVPADETHKAQNVPKPLPPANMHEKTIDGAYSAFSFWLASVNYLVLTGDDEPLKQADPSGRDVKSFHDYVTFYESNEGWFYGSEQALQAEMMTPQPEKVSGSDSLYYWRITLSKDSKAMMHVEGKGNRPMYQNTSMEPELSDLKLSYQDGKWFTYPTKIRGQGTASPSTKASDDANSKTA
- a CDS encoding DUF6318 family protein; this translates as MATFLSRRAALAAATGAGAAAALTACASDIRPLADSSASGEASASASASESASASASASASSSAKKSYKGTVKLDKYEKNGEYVPATAEKKAQNVPKPVVPEKMNEATVEGMYQFLCYWVASFNYMFMTGDFEPLKKADPEGRYANDHANAVLIYSSGKGWVYDTDAPVTIQLLTDAPKKVEGGPNRYDWLGRIIYDPNAKARVEGHDPVPLVDGSTKSEATNFPFDYKDGVWFLLSDEEADSPSSEASSASA